The DNA sequence GTCTGGCGGGAGAGGTGGGGCAGCGGGGCCGCGGCGGCACGGTCGGCGCCTTGCTGACCGAGTCGATGAATCTATACTTCGCCGCAACTTGCCGCGACCCCGCCCCGCTCCGTCCCGACGGCTGCTTCCGGTTGGGAAGAGTCCCCCGTCGGGTGTCTGTTGGCGGAAAGACCGCGGGGGCCAGCGGGTCCCGTTCCCCGAGGTGGACACGGGCCGAGACCGGCGACGACCGACAGTTCGTGGCGAAGGGTGTGCGATGAAAGAATGGTTCCGCAATCTGTTCCAAGCGATCTGGACCGTCGTCGAGGGCATGCTGGTCACGTTCCGCGTCTTCGGCAGCACCTATGACCCGGCGCGGCGGACCTTCACGGAGCAGTTCGAGTATCCGGAACTCCCCGCGCCGGTCGCCGCCCGCTACCGCGGGTTTCACCGCTACGACCTGACCACCTGCATCGCCTGCGATCAGTGTGCGAAAGCCTGTCCGGTGGACTGCATCTACATCGGCAAGGAGCGGGTCACCGACGGGAAGGGTTTCCGCGTCAGCGGCTTCACCATCGATTACTCGAAGTGCATGTTCTGCGCGCTGTGCGTCGAGCCATGCCCAGTGGACTGCATTTTCATGGGCTCGACGCTCGATCTGAGTTGCTACAGTCGGGATGGAACGATCGTCGACTTCGCCAGGCTTCCCGTCGACGTCGCCTGGGGACGGTCGACGCTCAATCCGACGGCGGTCGCCGCGTCGAAGGTGATCGTCGAACCCGTCCACGGCGGGCCGAACCAGTGACCCCGTCGGTTCAAGCGTTCGAGCCGGCCGCCGGCCTCGGTGTCTCCACGGAAATCGCGTGCAGAGCGGGCAGGGAGTTGAGGTGAACATGCATCCCGTGCTGATCGCCGGGTTCGTCGCCCTGTTCGTCGCGATCGGCGGGGCGTTCCTGTGCGTCAACCTGCTGGTCGGGTGGCTCGTCCGGCCCCGGGAACCGAACGAGGAGAAACTGGAGGTCTACGAGTGTGGCGAGCCGACGATCGGCTCGAGCTTCGTCCAATTCGACCTGCGGTTCTACGTCGTCGCCCTGCTGTTCATCATTTTCGACGTCGAGGTCGCGTTGTTCTTTCCGTGGGCGACCGTGTTCGGGAAGGCGACTCAACTCGCCGATCCGACGCTCGTGACGGCGACCGCCGACGGCCTGCCGACCGCGGCCACCTCGGGCCTCCTCCGCGAATTGGGTTTGCCAGGCGACGAAGTGCCGCGGCTGTCGGCCGATCGGACGCCGGCTGAGGAA is a window from the Planctomycetota bacterium genome containing:
- a CDS encoding 4Fe-4S dicluster domain-containing protein, whose protein sequence is MKEWFRNLFQAIWTVVEGMLVTFRVFGSTYDPARRTFTEQFEYPELPAPVAARYRGFHRYDLTTCIACDQCAKACPVDCIYIGKERVTDGKGFRVSGFTIDYSKCMFCALCVEPCPVDCIFMGSTLDLSCYSRDGTIVDFARLPVDVAWGRSTLNPTAVAASKVIVEPVHGGPNQ
- a CDS encoding NADH-quinone oxidoreductase subunit A, yielding MHPVLIAGFVALFVAIGGAFLCVNLLVGWLVRPREPNEEKLEVYECGEPTIGSSFVQFDLRFYVVALLFIIFDVEVALFFPWATVFGKATQLADPTLVTATADGLPTAATSGLLRELGLPGDEVPRLSADRTPAEEDAVRAALARRDGTTPAQAAAEWSTATAGRTLALAAVCDMMVFFAVLLTGFAYVWYRGDLDWVRAVAAERSPAR